One region of Zingiber officinale cultivar Zhangliang chromosome 7B, Zo_v1.1, whole genome shotgun sequence genomic DNA includes:
- the LOC122007062 gene encoding uncharacterized protein LOC122007062 → MAGIAILLDLWKGNPGLSTQSHHSYSLFSAAVAASAAAASISAGKPFASRAFFGYYGLPIAHCDAGASATWNEENISSVESDIASENIYPDSFKYGVKEYPIELKPLFSAFGLKSLAVTSLRSFLLFYLPLLEPRLPMEEDDDILHEASEEKPVDLVTPLQNSLKQIIRETAVVTSRRVLERFAVHRVSQRMAWKLLKDISKSAKRKAERGMPTTIFLYSVSRSTFRGQLLAVAATWFVQVVIEGYRCFFRKNISNMEDIDNIQKFKLFRKKIFGTTIKCSASLVFASIGAGIGALFHPSTGQWIGCAIGDFAGPIVAIVCLEKLHLEI, encoded by the exons ATGGCCGGGATCGCTATCCTGCTCGATTTGTGGAAGGGAAACCCTGGGCTATCCACCCAATCCCACCACTCCTACAGTTTGTTCTCGGCCGCGGTGGCCGCGTCAGCGGCGGCGGCTTCCATCTCCGCTGGGAAGCCTTTTGCCTCTCGAGCATTTTTTGG TTATTATGGACTCCCGATTGCTCATTGTGATGCTGGTGCTAGTGCAACATGGAATGAGGAGAACATTTCTAGTGTTGAAAGTGATATTGCTTCTGAAAATATTTATCCAGACTCTTTCAAGTATGGGGTGAAAGAGTATCCTATAGAGCTTAAACCTCTGTTTTCAGCATTCGGTCTTAAGTCTCTTGCTGTGACCTCattgagatcctttttgttgttTTATTTACCTCTATTGGAACCTCGCCTCCCTATGGAAGAGGATGATGATATCCTACATGAGGCTTCAGAAGAAAAACCTGTAGATTTGGTAACTCCTTTACAGAACTCGTTGAAACAAATTATTCGTGAG ACTGCTGTTGTAACAAGTAGACGGGTATTGGAAAGGTTTGCTGTCCATCGCGTGTCTCAAAGAATGGCATGGAAACTTCTTAAAG ACATTTCTAAATCAGCCAAACGCAAGGCTGAAAGAGGAATGCCAACCACCATTTTTCTTTATAGTGTCAGTAGATCGACTTTCAGGG GGCAGTTGCTAGCTGTAGCTGCCACGTGGTTTGTCCAAGTGGTCATTGAGGGTTATAGATGCTTTTTCCGTAAGAACATCAGCAACATGGAAGATATAGACAACATTCAAAAATTTAAGCTCTTCAGGAAAAAGATATTTGGCACAACTATTAAATGCAGCGCATCACTAGTCTTTGCATCCATTGGAGCTGGCATTGGTGCTCTTTTTCACCCTTCAACTGGCCAGTGGATTG GCTGTGCCATTGGAGATTTTGCTGGGCCTATCGTCGCCATTGTTTGTCTGGAGAAACTTCATTTGGAAATTTGA
- the LOC122007059 gene encoding plant intracellular Ras-group-related LRR protein 7-like yields MGCCNSKGAGDSSAGRVARWRSTGIVALRDSKLRTLPSEILAVESFVRTLDLTNNRINEVTPEISKLVNMQRLVLANNQIKQLPTTIGILRQLKVIILDGNHLTNLPDELGFLSRLEKLSITGNSLVCLPNTIGNLCNLVLLNVSSNKLKCLPESIGGCISLEELQANDNVIEELPSSVCNLVHLKLLSLNNNLIQQLPQDLLKSCKALQNVSLHENPISMEQFQQMEGFQEFEARRKKKFDKQIDSNVMMSSTGLDEGLDI; encoded by the exons ATGGGGTGTTGCAACAGCAAAGGCGCCGGGGATTCTAGCGCCGGTCGGGTCGCCCGATGGCGATCGACCGGCATCGTTGCTCTGAGAGACTCCAAATTGAGA ACGTTACCAAGTGAGATCCTTGCAGTGGAAAGTTTTGTTCGTACTCTTGATCTAACAAACAACAGAATAA ATGAAGTAACACCAGAAATCAGTAAACTGGTTAATATGCAGCGTTTG GTTTTAGCCAACAATCAGATCAAGCAACTTCCAACAACAATTGGAATTCTCCGACAGCTAAAGGTCATCATACTTGATGGCAATCACCTTACTAACTTGCCTGATGAAT TGGGCTTTCTTTCCAGACTGGAGAAGTTATCCATCACAGGGAACTCATTGGTTTGTCTGCCCAACACCATTGGAAATTTGTGTAAT TTGGTGTTGCTAAATGTCTCAAGTAACAAGTTGAAGTGCCTTCCAGAATCAATTGGAGGGTGTATCTCCCTTGAAGAATTACAAGCAAACG ACAATGTAATAGAAGAATTGCCTTCCTCAGTCTGTAACCTTGTTCATTTGAAGTTGCTTTCATTAAACAACAACCTTATTCAGCAG CTTCCGCAGGATCTTCTAAAGAGCTGCAAAGCTTTGCAGAATGTTTCCCTTCATGAAAATCCAATATCCATGGAACAGTTCCAGCAA atggaaggatttcaagagtTCGAAGCAAGGAGAAAAAAGAAGTTCGACAAGCAAATCGATTCAAATGTTATGATGAGCTCGACTGGACTAGATGAGGGCCTCGACATATAA
- the LOC122007060 gene encoding COBRA-like protein 4, with amino-acid sequence MRGSGFILLLFALVLVSSCAVAFDPLDPSGNITIKWDVISWTPDGYVAMVMLNNFQMYRHIMSPGWTLGWTWAKKEVIWSMVGAQTTDQGDCTKFKGNIPHCCKRTPTVVDLLPGVPYNQQIANCCKGGVVASYGQDPAAAVSAFQVSVGLSGTSNKTVKLPRNFTLLGPGPGYTCGPAKIVPSTVFWTPDKRRKTQALMTWKVTCTYSQILASKHPSCCVSFSSFYNDTIIPCQSCACGCENKNCIESDSNQITMPGINTPSKDNSPLLQCTHHMCPVRVHWHVKINYKEYWRAKIAISNFNYRMNYTQWTLVVQHPNLDNVTEVFSFEYKPLVPYPSINDTGMFYGMKYYNDLLMEAGTYGNVQSELLLKKDVNTFTFKQGWAFPRKVYFNGDECMLPPPDVYPHLPNSSPVSSRFGFHNFATVLFPLLLLTIW; translated from the exons ATGAGGGGATCGGGGTTTATCCTTTTGCTCTTCGCCCTCGTGTTGGTGTCTTCCTGTGCAG TGGCTTTCGATCCGTTGGACCCGTCCGGGAACATTACCATCAAATGGGATGTGATTTCATGGACTCCTGACGGTTATGTG GCGATGGTGATGCTGAACAACTTCCAAATGTACCGGCACATCATGAGCCCGGGGTGGACGTTGGGGTGGACGTGGGCGAAGAAAGAGGTCATCTGGTCCATGGTGGGTGCTCAGACCACAGACCAAGGAGACTGCACCAAGTTCAAGGGAAATATCCCTCACTGCTGCAAGAGAACTCCGACCGTGGTGGACCTGCTCCCAGGGGTCCCTTACAACCAGCAGATTGCTAACTGCTGCAAGGGAGGAGTGGTCGCGTCCTACGGCCAGGACCCTGCCGCCGCAGTTTCAGCATTCCAGGTCAGTGTTGGACTCTCCGGCACATCTAACAAGACTGTTAAGCTGCCCAGGAACTTCACCTTGCTCGGGCCAGGACCTGGCTACACCTGTGGACCAGCCAAGATTGTGCCTTCGACCGTATTTTGGACTCCTGATAAGCGTCGCAAAACTCAAGCACTCA TGACATGGAAGGTTACCTGCACCTACTCACAGATTCTGGCATCGAAGCACCCATCCTGCTGCgtctccttctcctctttctaCAACGACACCATCATTCCTTGCCAGTCCTGTGCTTGCGGCTGCGAGAACAAAAACTGCATCGA GAGTGACTCCAATCAAATAACCATGCCGGGGATCAACACGCCCAGCAAGGATAACTCACCTTTGCTGCAATGCACACACCACATGTGCCCTGTCCGTGTCCACTGGCACGTAAAGATCAACTACAAGGAATACTGGCGTGCCAAGATTGCCATCTCCAACTTCAATTACCGCATGAACTACACCCAGTGGACGCTTGTGGTTCAACACCCCAACCTTGACAATGTCACTGAGGTCTTCAGCTTCGAGTACAAGCCCCTCGTGCCATACCCATCCATCA ATGACACCGGCATGTTCTATGGCATGAAGTACTACAATGACCTGCTCATGGAGGCTGGAACTTATGGCAATGTTCAATCTGAGCTGCTCCTGAAAAAGGACGTGAATACCTTCACATTCAAGCAAGGATGGGCATTCCCCCGAAAAGTTTATTTCAATGGCGATGAGTGCATGCTTCCACCGCCAGATGTTTATCCCCACTTGCCGAACTCTTCCCCTGTGAGCTCTAGATTTGGCTTTCACAACTTCGCAACAGTGTTGTTTCCGCTGCTCTTGTTGACAATTTGGTAG
- the LOC122007061 gene encoding glycine-rich RNA-binding protein 2, mitochondrial-like produces MAFTNRIGNLLKNSMTSGSSLFQATRCMSSSKVFVGGLSYGTDDQSLREAFTSYGEVVEARVIMDRETGRSRGFGFVTFTSNEEASSAIGGMDGKDLHGRMVRVNYATDRTGGGGYGGGGSGYGGGGYGGGGGGYGGGGGGGFGGGGYSGDGGYGGGGYGGGGGGGYGYGGNNAGNNLGAVAGSGNGYGSSSSRNFDSSASGGFESNQYSTNFSNNQKGSWDSSRDYDDEEPNDYANKQG; encoded by the exons ATGGCTTTTACCAATAGAATTGGTAATTTGTTGAAGAATTCAATGACTTCCGGATCATCACTTTTTCAAGCAACAAGATGCATGTCTTCCTCAAAAGTTTTTGTTGGAG GACTTTCATATGGAACTGATGATCAAAGTCTGAGAGAAGCATTTACTAGTTATGGTGAAGTGGTAGAAG CTAGAGTTATCATGGATAGGGAAACTGGGAGGTCCAGGGGGTTTGGATTTGTTACATTTACATCTAATGAAGAAGCCTCTTCTGCGATTGGTGGCATGGATGGGAAG GATCTTCATGGACGGATGGTAAGAGTTAACTATGCTACTGATAGAACGGGTGGGGGTGGCTATGGTGGTGGCGGCAGCGGCTATGGTGGAGGTGGCTATGGTGGTGGTGGCGGCGGCTATggtggtggcggcggcggcggctttGGTGGAGGTGGCTATAGTGGCGACGGCGGCTATGGTGGAGGTGGCtacggtggtggtggtggtggtggttatGGATATGGAGGTAATAATGCTGGAAATAATTTAGGTGCTGTTGCAGGTAGTGGTAATGGCTACGGTAGCAGCAGCAGCAGAAATTTTGACAGCAGTGCGAGTGGTGGCTTTGAAAGCAATCAATACAGCACCAACTTCAGCAACAATCAAAAAGGGTCCTGGGATAGTTCCCGTGATTACGATGATGAGGAGCCTAATGACTATGCCAATAAACAAGGCTAA